Proteins co-encoded in one Prunus persica cultivar Lovell chromosome G6, Prunus_persica_NCBIv2, whole genome shotgun sequence genomic window:
- the LOC18774455 gene encoding lysM domain receptor-like kinase 4, protein MIYLCFFILVCLNLSYAQQYYDPTECASDASYSGSRYICNMFQNSCRTFLVYRANPHFRTVSNISELFQMDSDALLGLNNLTSPSEALRAGREVLIPIDCSCSGQYFQASFSYMVSENTSYSEIACGVFEGLLKSFTFREENLSQENKLKVGTKLLLPLRCACPDKLASSSGVKYLVTYPFVEGDRPIILSQKFGISPEDLWAVNHLGPSQTVFPKTTVLVPLRAPPVLNFNILDSPPPAPDFLPTNPVEKTVKNTKVKKLYIAGSVVGFSLLLAALIAFIILYRRALKKWKSEKLQSFTALSSPISCSTVRSPIKSGQTGRSSPISSCLSPDILAGLKYSLFNYSLEELRRATRDFNEENKIGSLVYRGLINNVEVMIKQMRFEETSHVIDVHSKINHINILNLEAVSYGENHLAWSYLVFEYPSNGCLRDCLSSPSITPLKWHRRTQIAFDIATGLHYLHCCTFPSCAHLDINTRNIFVTENWRAKLSNIGTISAFGSSEGNDKGWVAPEYLLHGSASEKVDIFAFGVVLLELISAREDIDGKFFKESIKFLGGGASEGGFLEQLRSFMDPQLEDYPLAEALCLAVLAKACVEDDPLHRPSIDDIMKVLARMV, encoded by the coding sequence atgattTATCTCTGCTTTTTCATCTTGGTTTGCCTAAATTTAAGCTATGCTCAGCAATATTATGATCCAACTGAGTGTGCTTCTGATGCCAGCTATTCAGGCTCAAGATACATTTGCAATATGTTCCAAAATTCTTGCAGAACATTCTTGGTCTACCGAGCCAACCCGCATTTTCGGACTGTTTCGAATATCTCAGAGTTGTTTCAGATGGACTCTGATGCCCTGCTTGGGCTCAACAATCTTACTTCTCCTTCTGAGGCACTCAGAGCAGGTAGGGAGGTTCTTATTCCCATTGACTGTTCTTGCTCAGGTCAATATTTTCAGGCAAGTTTCAGCTACATGGTTTCCGAAAACACATCATACTCCGAGATAGCTTGTGGTGTTTTCGAAGGCTTGCTCAAGTCCTTTACATTTCGTGAGGAAAACTTGTCCCAAGAAAACAAGCTTAAGGTTGGTACTAAACTTCTTTTGCCTCTAAGATGTGCTTGTCCTGATAAGTTAGCTAGCAGTAGTGGAGTGAAGTACCTTGTGACATACCCTTTTGTAGAAGGCGACAGACCAATCATATTGAGCCAGAAGTTTGGCATCTCTCCTGAAGATTTATGGGCCGTTAATCATTTAGGACCAAGCCAAACTGTATTTCCAAAAACAACTGTTTTAGTTCCCTTGAGAGCACCTCCAGTCTTAAACTTCAATATCCTAGATTCTCCACCTCCAGCTCCTGATTTTCTTCCAACAAATCCTGTGGAAAAAACagttaaaaacacaaaagtgaagaaattgtATATAGCAGGGTctgttgttgggttttctctgCTACTTGCAGCATTAAttgcatttataattttgtatagaagggcctTAAAGAAATGGAAGAGTGAGAAGCTCCAGTCCTTTACTGCTTTGAGctctccaatttcatgttcAACAGTCAGAAGCCCTATTAAATCCGGTCAAACGGGCAGAAGCTCTCCAATTTCATCATGTTTATCTCCGGATATTCTTGCTGGATTGAAGTATTCTTTGTTCAACTATAGCTTAGAAGAACTCAGGAGAGCAACAAGGGATTTCaatgaagaaaacaagatTGGTTCTCTGGTCTATAGGGGATTGATAAATAATGTTGAAGTGATGATCAAGCAGATGCGGTTTGAAGAGACCAGCCATGTTATTGATGTACATTCAAAAATCAACCACATCAACATCTTGAACTTAGAGGCTGTTTCTTATGGAGAAAATCACTTGGCTTGGTCTTATCTGGTGTTTGAGTATCCAAGCAATGGCTGCTTGAGGGACTGCTTGTCTAGTCCATCTATTACTCCTCTCAAGTGGCATCGACGAACACAAATAGCTTTCGATATTGCTACAGGACTTCACTATTTACACTGTTGTACTTTCCCTTCATGTGCACACCTAGACATAAATACTAGAAACATTTTTGTGACAGAAAATTGGAGGGCAAAACTTTCGAATATTGGAACTATCTCTGCGTTTGGATCTTCCGAAGGAAATGACAAAGGATGGGTTGCACCAGAGTACCTTCTGCATGGCTCAGCTTCTGAGAAGGTGGATATTTTTGCATTTGGAGTTGTTTTGCTTGAGCTCATCTCAGCAAGAGAGGACATTGATGGAAAGTTTTTCAAAGAGTCCATCAAATTTTTGGGAGGAGGTGCTAGCGAAGGTGGTTTCCTCGAACAACTTAGGAGCTTCATGGATCCGCAGCTGGAGGACTATCCTCTTGCAGAGGCTTTATGCTTGGCTGTTTTAGCAAAGGCCTGTGTGGAGGATGACCCTCTCCATCGGCCGTCCATCGATGATATCATGAAAGTCCTTGCCAGAATGGTCTGA
- the LOC18773769 gene encoding alpha carbonic anhydrase 7, with protein sequence MEKFATLILVCSFLIVLVLLLSCQATSDEVEDEREFNYEDDSEKGPARWGKIRQEWSMCNKGSMQSPIDLLDDRVEVVSDLGRLQGSYRPRNATLENRGHDIMLKWEADAGFIRINGTLYQLKQCHWHSPSEHTVNDKSFDLEVHLVHQSPTGKNAVTGILYKIGEPDPFLTSIMDYLADISGTCEKQKVVGMVDPKQIKAGSIKYYRYIGSLTIPPCTQDVIWTIVEKVRSVSSEQVKLLRVAVHDGSDTNARPVQPRNRRVVQLYKPTVEEEN encoded by the exons atgGAGAAGTTTGCCACACTAATCTTGGTTTGCAGTTTCCTCATTGTCCTTGTTTTGTTGCTTTCATGCCAAGCAACATCTGACGAAGTTG AAGATGAGAGGGAGTTTAATTATGAAGATGACAGTGAGAAGGGGCCAGCTCGATGGGGAAAGATTCGCCAAGAATGGAGCATGTGTAACAAGGGATCGATGCAGTCTCCGATCGATCTGTTAGATGATAGAGTTGAAGTAGTGTCAGATTTGGGGAGACTTCAGGGTAGCTACAGGCCTCGTAATGCAACTCTTGAGAATAGGGGCCATGATATTATG TTGAAGTGGGAAGCTGATGCAGGATTTATACGAATAAATGGAACTCTGTATCAGCTCAAACAATGCCACTGGCACTCACCTTCTGAACACACCGTCAATGACAAGAGCTTTGATTTAGAGGTGCATCTGGTTCATCAGAGCCCAACTGGAAAGAACGCCGTGACTGGAATCCTGTATAAGATTGGAGAGCCCGATCCGTTTTTGACTTCG ATAATGGATTATTTAGCAGACATCTCTGGAACCTGTGAAAAGCAGAAAGTGGTTGGTATGGTTGATCCAAAGCAAATAAAAGCAGGCAGTATAAAGTATTACAGATATATTGGCTCTCTTACGATTCCTCCTTGCACACAAGATGTTATCTGGACAATTGTTGAAAAG GTGAGGAGTGTCTCAAGTGAACAGGTCAAATTGCTCCGTGTAGCTGTTCATGAT GGGTCAGACACTAATGCAAGACCAGTTCAACCGAGAAACAGGCGAGTCGTGCAACTTTATAAACCCACAGTAGAGGAAGAGAATTGA